agaaaaagggctCGCTTTTAACCGACCGACCGACCGATCGACCGAAGAAAATGATCTTAGCAAAGAAAATATAAATGACGCGCGATTCCCTTAATTCCATCTTGTACTACGTGTTTGCGAGAAAAGAAAGGACCGTGCGTACCAAATCTCACGGAACGGAAAGGTTAGGATGTGCGAGCGAGGAGACACGCAATATGGGTCAACGGAACGATATGCGCGGTCCCGATGGGTCAACGATCGCACAATCAGACGTACCTGCGCGCGGGCGCGGCTGGATCAAACGTACCTTTGCGGATCGAGTTGACTGTGTGGTTGACCGTACGCTAGCGAGTACGTTTTCCGCTGATCGAGTTGGTTCCTGGTCGCGCGAGCAGAGCGTGAGGCGGGTTGCTTACCATCGATGGGTGACGTACGGTTTCGTTTGGGCTTCAAGGACATGAGGCACAGCACCAGCATCAAGGACGAGGAGGGGTACCCTGCCTTCGCCCTGGTGAACAAGGCCACAGGGGAGGCCATCAAGCACTCCCTTGGCCAGTCCCACGCTGTAATCGAGTTTCCGGCTCCCTTGATTTCTGATTTTCATAACCTGGCATAACAAAAGAAAGTACAACTGTCTACATGTGACTGAAACTGAACATATATTGCACATCCAGGTTCGGCTTGTGCCGTACAACCCTGACTTCCTGGACGAGTCGGTGCTGTGGACGGAGAGCCGGGACGTGGGCAACGGCTTCCGGTGCGTGCGCATGGTGAACAACATCTACCTCAACTTCGACGCCCTCAACGGCGACAAGTACCACGGCGGCGTCCGCGACGGCACCGAGGTCGTGCTCTGGAAGTGGTGCGAGGGCGACAACCAGCGCTGGAAGATCCAGCCTTACTACTGATGGAACCACTGAATATGACTGAACCAGTCATGCTTGGTCCGCACGGAGCATACGTATTACTGCAGAGCGATGCCTCCCTACACTGAAGAATAACGGAGCCGTCGTCTACTGCCTTCCGATGATGCGATCCACGCTGATGATATACAGAAGGTCGGATGACAAGAGCTCGTGTGCGGGCACCAGACGCTGGCTGTTGTGCTTGTACGTGTAATGATAATAAGTTAATAGTATGTCAATAAAGTAACTTTGAGTGTGATTCCTTCAAACAGGCTTTCCTTCCAAAGCAAAGATAAAATATAAAACAGGAGTAGACACACCCGGAACTGAAGAAGCACCCTTGAATATAGACTAGAGGTGACATTAAATCTCCTTGTGAAACCACTGGACATCGCTGCACCGCACCCACCAAGCCGTCACCGAAGGGAACCACCAGTTGCTCCGGTCCGTGGAGCATCGATCCTACCTGCAGCATACACCAAGGACCGGAACGGTGGCAACTGAGTCACATGTAAAAGATAAAAGGCTAGTGTAACATCTGAGCATTAGATGCTAGAAATAGAGAGGAAATGGacatgtgcattgcattcatgcgtagaaaatttggaaaattttcacacattcaaataaaacttgttaAAGTGATTGAAGTTTCACTTAAGTTGATGGAActaaagtagatcatcaagttgaGTGCTATAAATTTCAATGTGACatttgctaaaattttgcttaggGTAAAGATGATTTGATGTAGGGGTAAATCAAATGGAACTAGaacatttacaacaacacataatGGAAGGATCAAATATAGATCTTCCAAAGAACATAACATGACATTCCTTGAAACCACTCATTGCTTCAAATGAAGTGAAAAACATCTAAGAAGAAATAGAATAACCAAatcattatccatatatttttcaTGTCTTTATTCAATATTAATTCTTACCATGATCATCATGGTATATCTTAAACTCAATTCTTGAATTCATGACAAGAAGATCCGCACTAGTCTTGTCATCAAGTCTTCCTTATCCTAACCTTCTCTATTCAAGTCTATTCTTTTACCAAACATTCTAGAGATATTATTAACTCTTGAGTTAGAGCTCTAGGATATAACTCAAGTTAACTTAGAGCTGGTGAGTTTATGATAATCCTAAACCAACTAGAACAAATACATTAACCTTAAGAGATGTACATGCCATTATAAAACTAAAACCATTTCTAGGAAGATTCCTAATAACTAGTTCTGATGGATAAAGAAGTAATAACTAGTTCTCTTAAGCAAATGATATGCTAAGGGAATAGGGTAGTACAAGTTGAACCTAGATTAACCATGGTCTTGACTAGTCAAGTGGAACCTAAGCCTATGTAACCAAAGAGACATTGTGAGCACATCATTAACCCTAAACAGACGCGCGATCGATTTTTACTATTTAGACAGACGCAAACAGACACGCACGGATATTTTGAGCGTCCGAAATGCATCACCCCattagagatgctctaaaatATTGATGGTAACCAGGAGTGCATGCTTCAGATACATGGATGAACGTGACCACGTGGGCCACGTGTGCTCTCTAGGCTGATGGCCTTCGTTGGTCTACATAGACCCAACCCACCCAAAGTTACTAGTATTATTTAATAGGCCATACATGGTCTAGTGCTGCACATAATCATGCGCGTGAGACGAACAGGGGTGCCGCCCCGAGAGCTGGCGGCAAGGGGCCACGTTAGCCTGCCGCCCAGGCTCTGGCGGCATAGCCCACTGCTTCGACAACAGCTAACGGGACGACGATGGCCGCCTGCCCGCCTAAGGGCATCTTCAGCGGGCCGACGTATTTCGGACGtctgaaatgtccgtttgcgtcagtCTGTGGACGCGATGTGGCCcagggcgaccgtttgcgtcttGGGTACTTCCAGCGGTGCTGACGCATTTTTTGACCGGGGACAGCGTCAAGCTTgctaatggcgttttacgtcccgtcgaggactgccgccggcgattaactgttcccgcgcgacgacgatcgttcccgcgcttgcccaatacattggcaagtttcgccggtgtttcgcgcgcgcgggaaacaccctgcgcgccaacgccgtttccctccccgccgtggctatatatggtggacaccggcgggggcgacgggcacacctcaagctaccatccatccatggccgaccacatgaattgggagcacgttgttcacatgtgccgccagctgcacccggaggaggaggaggaggaggtagccACCGACGGCGTTGAGgcccagcagctggacctggaggtggcggcggcggaggcggacctggaggtcgcggcggcggaggcgaattctgctcgcgtccttcgagtccaTGGCTGGGGACACCCAGCGCCGCCAGGCTTGGGTGGAGAaggaggaagcccacagctatgtgatggctgatacgtctccgacgtatcgataatttcttatgttccatgccacattattgatgatatctacatgttttatgcatattttatgtcatatttatgcgttttccggaactaacctattgacgagatgccgaagggccagttgttgttttctgctgtttttggtttcagaaatcctagtaaggaaatatctcggaatcggacgaaatcaacgcccagcatcttagaatccccggaagcatccagaacacccgagagtcgccagagtggacccacaggaggcccaggaggtaggccggcgcggcccaggccctggccgcgccgccttaccctctcaccgcctcgtcgctcctccgactccgcctcttcgcctataaaaaggtccctgacctaaaacctcgatacggaaaaaccacggtacgagaaaccttccagagccgccgccatcgcgaagccaagatctgggggacagaactctctgttccggcacgccgccgggacggggaagtgcccccggaaggcttctccatcgacaccaccgccatcttcatcaccgctgctgtctcccatgaggagggagtagttctccatcgaggctcggggctgtaccgtagctatgtggttcatctctctccctatgtacttcaatacaataatctcatgagctgccttacatgattgagattcatatgatgatgcttgtaatctagatgtcattatgctagtcaagtggattttacttatgtgatctccggagactccttgtcccacgtgtgtaaatgtgacagtgtgcgcaccgtgtgggtctcttaggctatatttcacagaatacttattcactgttatgaatggcatagtaaagtgcttatttatatctctttatgattgcaatgtgttttgtatcacaatttatctgtgtgctactctagtgatgttattaaagtagtttattcctcctgtacggtgtaatggtgacagtgtgtgcatcgtgtagtacttggcgtaggttatgattgtgatctcttgtagattatgaagttaactattgctatgatggtattgatgtgatctatgcctcctttcgtagcgtgaaggtgacagtgtgcatgctatgttagtacatggtttggttatgttgatctgtcatgcactctaaggttatttaaatatgaacatcgaatattgtggagcttgttaactccggcattgagggttcatgtaatcctacacagttagtggtgttcatcatccaacaagagggtgtagagtctagcatctatctatttatttatgtgatcaatgttgagagtgtccactagtgaaagtatgatccctaggccttgttcctaaatactgctatcgctgcttgtttactgttttactgcgtttctactgcctgcaatattaccaccatcaactacacgccagcaagcacttttctggcgccatacttattcataccacctgtatttcactatctcttcgccgaactagtgcacctattaggtgtgttggggacacaagagacttcttgctttgtggttgcagggttgcatgagagggatatctttgacctcttcctccctgagatcgataaaccttgggtgatccacttaagggaaacttgctgctgttctacaaacctctgctcttggaggcccaacactgtctacaagaatagaagctccagtagacatcaatggccatggctcgggggttaatgtgctccgacctggactcgctccagcgtaggggcccttctcccgcgcgggtcgagcaggagaaccgcgagctggaggccaccatcgccgccagggacgaagcggtggcggcggaggctagggacagggcccgcttcgtcgccgacATGGCGGCGATCCAGGCGGCAGTCCAGGCgaacgaggacgcggcggcggtccaggcggcggcggaggaggaggcccgggcggcggaggcggcggtccggcggcggaggaggaggagggacgaacgacggcggaggaggccctggcgacggccctgtgggacagcgccctggccgaggccctcgaacgccgcaggcggcaggacgagatgtccagacgccggcgtgcgcggcgcgcggagtgcgcgaagcgctcccgcttcgacgacgccgccggcccttccggcggccagtagtagggcgcgactgcgagtaaccgaggccggtgtaggctgcgcgacggcgagtaggtacggccgttgtagttttaggttaactcgactaaccatctctgtaaagatggtccttttggccaatcaatagtaatgaaaaaatcttttgcttacctagtcactgccgaccgggcccgGATGTACCCAAGGAGGACACattccgcgaccgccgagcgtccgcggagacgcaaacctggcgcatatttggaccaggtttgcgtctccgcggatggcccggtcactttgcgtcgccccactggagtaggccccagacgcatttccggtcacgacggacgaaaacggtcgctcggcgtccgtttgcgtcgcgccactggagatgccctaacgtgCCACCGAAGAGTACGGTGGCGGGGCCTGCCGCCACGAGCAACAGCGGCAAGCACCACGTGTCGCCTGGCAGACCTTGCCGCCACCGGGAGATGGTCctttttggcaaaaaaaaaaagtcgAAGGTGATTTTTTTCTAGCATTTCGTTGGGCAGGTGATCCTTTCTGTCAAAATTTCAACAAAGTAAGGAAAGATGTCATATAGGGAAGAAAAAAATGGTCCGGTGTCAAATAAGTAACCTAAGGAACCTGATTTTAAGGGAGTGTCATATAAGGAATTTTCTCATAGATTTATGAGGGAGGGTGGCACCCATGAGCCAAAAGTCTGCGTGACGAAACAAAGTTCCTTGTCTCAAGATGTGTAAAATTATTGGAAGTCTCAAAGACTGAAAAGGTACTAGATGCATACAAGACAGTTGCAAAAGAACCAAAAGTATAGTTTATTCATTTATTAGCTCCATCAGATGATACATATATGGTTTAATCGTCGCAACAACAATAGTGAGTTGCATGTATTTCGTCACATTGGCTGATTTTAATGTTGTaacctttgttcttgcagtaCGCTCGACATTCCTCGATCTCACATTTTGGCATCTCGTAACAAGTTGCCTGATTAAAAGCCTCAGTATCTAGGAAAAAGAGTCATAATAATAGACACAACTTAGTAATGAACACCGCAAAAGGCAAATTGTTAAATACATAAAATGATAATTAAATCTAGAACACTTACTTATGTGGCATGCCATCGTCGTAAAAATGACCAACGTAATTGCTATGCTTAGATTCCTTGTGGTGTGGATCATAAGAGCCATGAGAAGAGACTAGCTAGTCCTTGTTGTTTAGTTTTTGCTACTATAATGTTTTTCCTTTTGCTCAGATTTATATAGAGGAAAAAAGAAAATCTTGCAGAATTAAGCCTTGCATTATTTGGTATTAATTTGGTTCCGCATAAATATAGAGGCAAATGAAAATCTTTGGAAATTAAGTCTCGCCTATTTGGTTACACCTAAAAACTGAGACAACAAAATGTTGGGCAATTAATTCTTGCCTATATATTTGGTCCTGCCTTAAAAAGACGAAAAAGGAAAATCTTGGGAAATTAAGTCTTGCCTAAAATGGAGTTGTCTCCTTAATTCTTTTGCATTACTATTGTATTGTCAAATCTTGGAGAAAAATCAATTCTTGCCTATCTATTCATTGATATTGCTTATCTGCATCTTGATCTCCTTCAAAAATATTTGAGAATCAATTAATTGTTGGAGAATGAATGATAAAGAGAGCTCGTGCGTGCGGCGACCCGCCAAGATTTGCATCGCGCCCTTAAGATGTTGCCGCGCATGTCTCCACCATTATCACGAACCTTGCCGAGTTACTGACGTGGTGGATAGGCAGTGGGTATCATACATCGGGCCCAACTAGGCAGATTTTTTCCTTAGGGGCTGTTTGGTTTAGGGGATATGATTCAGGGGATGAGGATATCCCTAACCATGTGGTTAGTGGTAGCCATTTTTTCTGTTTGGTTACAAAGGTTACAAGGTGGTTAGGGATAGCCTATTTTGTGTTTGGTTCAGAGGATGAAGACTGGACGAGCTGATGTAGTTACCTTTTCAATTGGGAAGGTGAGAATACCTCTAAATTATGAATAAGCTTAATTGGGGATAAAAATTCTAATCCATTTCACCAAATTCTCTATTACTAAATACAGTAGATGGATAAAAATCTTTAACagtaaaaaagaaaagaagaggaAATCAACACAAGCTAGCTGaaggcaagagatggaggagaaaGCTAGCTAGTCCCTTACATGTTAGCTAGTCAAGTTTGCTACCGGTTCAGCTATCGTCTCGCTCTAGTTCAGCTACCGGCCGCCGCACATGGATCACTTTGCTCAGCTCGTCAGCCGCACGCCAGCGCGCCCCGCGGAGCTACAGCGCACGGCCCTGGCGGAGCTGCAGCGCGGGGCGGCCGGCTCCAACGGCGTGGCGAGCGCAGCGGCGAGGGCGCGACGTGGGCCGAGCTGCAGTGGCGCGGGGCGGCCGGCTCCAACGGCGTGGCGAGCGGCCGGCGACCTTGCCCGCGCGCACGGCGAGCTTCGCCCCTGCCCGTGGCTCGCGAGGCCGGCAACCGTACAGGGAGGTGAGCGAGCCAAAACGTTTCGTCGGTGAGCGAGCGAGGAGTGGTTGGCCTCATCCAGCACTTTTTGCCGGAGCAGCTCAACCAGTTTTTTGAGGCATATTTCAAGAATCTGGTTATCCCTAACCATCTCCACCCTCCAAACCAAACGTGCGGCAACCACCAAAAAAGTGGTTATCCCTTGCCATCCAGTGATTAGTGTCCGGAGAGTttgctataccaagtactacctcTATCCCACCGCTCAAGGCCTATATTTTTTTGGAAAAGTCAAAGCaattaaagtttgaccaaaattttagaataatctatcaataaatatgatattttgtagataacacatgaaaatatattttattatctacactggtagaaaaatggcctttagtcgcggttcgcaactgccattagtcgcggttgcgcaaccgcgaccaattaagcgcgactaaaggcccccccttagtcgcggttgcttacgaaccgcgactaaaggtccatccacgtggacggctagcgtgcgcctgggcgaaggacctttagtcgcggttggggacaccaaccgggactaaaggctatttcgttaattttttttaattcatttgggtttctaattttttcactccgtttttttttctattttttcagaatttctattatttgcatagcttagtctctatctctaactacacttatctctagtcaaattacttactcgtggtcaaacttcccgctcagtcacccatcctcccactactccacctctagcacgcttaacttccgagttccattccgtcccgcatccaagtgctacgcgcacatgtatgtgatactagtatcatatcaatcctattaacatattggtcgatgtcacatttttttattgtttgaatttcaaataatttttttcataaacaaaaataatgatgtaataataatcgtgaataaataaatgaacattaactttttaattttttaaatatattttttgccaaacctaaaacctaaaaatttgaaaatctaaaaattgggtaaaagtattaataatctttatgctggatgcaattattaattttatttttttgaaaaatttgaaaaatataaaatccataatttatagcaaaaactaaaatcttcctgctttcgtattttcatttggaattttgagaatctaaaaattggctaaccgggtaaacccgggtgaattcggatgtaactttttcccatgatttttttgatatattatacgtttttttccgacgtcgtatgcaaaagttattgcggttttaccatttttttaactttttttgcaaaaaaagtaaaaattcgaatttcttaatttctacgaatagtaggttgcataacaaacaagaatctgaaaacaatttttttcctgaattttctatcattttcttttgtattttacaaaccaaaaaaaggcgATTCACGGGGGGGTGCGGGTGCGTGGAAgtaaaaaaactcggaaaaacctttagtcgcggttggggacaccaaccgggactaaaggggtaccctttagtcgcggttggtgtccccaaccgcgactaaaggttttccgccggccgcatccctccatcgcctttttagtcgcggttggtgggtACCCTTTCGTCTTggatggagcattagtcgcgggttgcctcccgaaccgcgattaaagccccctttagtcgcggttcgaataattccgggactaatgggggtggacggaagcctctttttctactagtgctatctaataatattaattttgtatttgacatgttaatgatttttataaaaacttagtcaaacttaacatagtttgactttttgaaaaaaatataggccttaagccttgggatggaggtagtagatgTTATTTAGACTGACACGACTTTTCTACATACTACATAATACCTCGCGTTGCCGCAAAATTATAGAAACAAATATAGCGAGAATAAAATTAGAACATATGAAGAGTCATGTCGGGTATAATAAGTAGATTAATTGGTTGTACAGAAGGTTGTTCGTTAGGTGAGACGAACACAACTCTCAAAGTCTGCTTACCATGCCAAATAAGAAAATGATAATCTGTCCAACTTGGCCGCTAAATGTAATGTTCATGAGAAATACTTGAGTATCTCGTTTGTTTGTCGTTCAGCATTTGAAGTTCCTGTTGATTTACTGCATGGACCATGGGAAACCTCAAATGTAGCCCGGGTTACATATAGCCcggtttcatttttcttttttaaacatcaaaacttttgatttcaaagttttacaaaatttcagaaaaatataAAGACATAGATAATGTTGTAATCTATCAATGTGCAAATGTTCATATTAAAATATGTTACATTTTGCTCTCAGTAAAAATGGCAAAATTTCACAAAATGACAAAATCGAGATTCTAGTGTACTGTTTGTTACTGTTCATCAATGGTGAAATCAAGATTTGTTATTTTGCTGAGCATAAAGTACAATATATTACATTCCGAAAATTTACACAATTGTAGATTACCATATTGTCTATAccacatttttttgaatttttataacatgtttgaaacaaaaatttcATAGATTTAAAATATGTTACAAAATTTCTCATGGACTATATGCAATATAACTGGTGGAACTTCTAGTCTGCTCCACTTATGTGAACAGCGGTAGTCCAAAAATGACA
This region of Lolium perenne isolate Kyuss_39 chromosome 2, Kyuss_2.0, whole genome shotgun sequence genomic DNA includes:
- the LOC127328281 gene encoding ricin B-like lectin R40G3, coding for MGDVRFRLGFKDMRHSTSIKDEEGYPAFALVNKATGEAIKHSLGQSHAVRLVPYNPDFLDESVLWTESRDVGNGFRCVRMVNNIYLNFDALNGDKYHGGVRDGTEVVLWKWCEGDNQRWKIQPYY